AGAGAGTCTGTAAAGTGTTTTCAcatcgggggaaaaaaataaaaaacaggttCCATCGGTGACCGGCCTCTTTGCCTCTTTAGCCAGCTGTTGTCAAACTGACACTCCTCCAATCATGTCCAGGTACGGACAAAGATTCCAGACAAGTCCAAACTTAAAAGTGTACCTCTAGCgtggcgtatatatatatatatatatatatatatatatattaactcaGAAGAGCACCGTTTTTGATTTGAAGTAGATAAACTCTGGTGAATAATTCATACGCCGTCATTCCAGTGGATTGCGAGTCCCCAAACTTTTCAGAAACAGTCCTCAAAGAGGCCACGacactatatatttatttcggCTGTGAAAAACTATAATCAGCCTCCTCCGTCGCTGTCTACAGCGTTCGTCTGGAGCCAGAGTCCCGTCTGCACAGCTGTCAATGAAGAGCTCCCGGCAAAGCCCAGAAAATGGTGCCCGACGTTCAGCTCGACTTTTAACGCGCCGCTAATCAGCGCCGGCTGCCGTCGAGAGGTTAACCAGACATGACGTCGTTTATTATTTCTATGCCCTCCGCCGTGTGGTCGAGCACGGCCACGTTTATGTCACCGGCAGAGAGGGAACCCAGGGGCCCTTTTCCTCGGAGCTGGGGAGTGAAttagagacgggggggggggggggggccgaacAGGAAGGGATGCGAAGATTAGAAGAAGGTGAAGGTTtccatctctcttttttcttctccgtcTTACTGTTTTTAAGGATTGGGCTCGTTGCTCCATCGTGATCTCATAGACATATCAATGGCATCGCcatagaaagagaaaagaaatgggAGCCATGATTCCACTCTGGTTTGAACCATTTTGCTTTgagtggagggggtgggggggtaaagGTCACTTTTTCATCTGTCCAATCACTCAGATATCCCATAAAGCTGTTAGAATTTATGACTGACGTTTTTTCAAAAACGGCATATGGTTTTATCATAACCGAAGAGatctgtttttgtattttttcgtTCTTCTCTCCAGACGCCATATACGACTGCGCATCCCTGTACAACAAGAACTACAAAATCTCTGGCGAGTACAAACTGCCTAAAGACGAGTTTCTGGGCACGCCCGAGATGAGCGTAAGTTACTCTTTTGAGAGCGCGGTGGACACAGCGGGCCCGCGAGGCGTCTGGCATTCCATCTCAATGTCTTGATTGAATACTTTTTCAGGTCTTCTGCGACATGGAGACAAAAGGAGGCGGTTGGACTCTGATCCAACGGCGCAAAATCGGCCTCACGTCGTTCAACCGGGACTGGAAGCAGTACAAGAACGGATTCGGATCCATCCGCGGGGACTTCTGGCTCGGCAACGACCACATCTTCCGTCTGACGAGGCAGCCCAGCTCGCTCCGGATCGAGATGGAGGTACGTAGGAACACTTTGTGTCCGAGCGAGAAAACACGACGAGTAAAACCGAAACAGAAAGACGCGAAGAGTAAATCAAAGTGTCTTTTGGGGACGGCGTGTGATCCGTCGCTTTCTCAATCCGGTCCGTCTCTGTCTTCCAACGCAGGACTGGCAGGGGCAGAAGCGCTACGCCGAGTACGGCTTCTTCGCCGTGGGCAACGAGCTGAACAGCTACAAGCTCTTCCTCGCCAACTTCAGCGGCAACGCCGGGGACTCGCTGCGCTACCACAACAACACCAACTTCAGCACCGTCAACAAGGACAACGACAAGTGCGTGGACGACTGCGCGTCCCTGCGCAAAGGTACGGCCCGGAGAGAGCGACTCGTGAATATGTGACCCGGTacgcattccccccccccccccccccaaccaactaaaaaaaaaaaaaaaacatttctcatCCATCTTCCAGGTGGTTACTGGTACAACTGCTGCACCGACTCGAACTTGAACGGCGCCTTCCACCGCTACGGCCAGCACATAACGAAGAACCCGGATGGGATCACTTGGTACGGCTGGCACGGGTCCAACTACTCCCTCAAGAAGGTGGAGATGAAGGTCCGGCCCGTGGATTTTCAACTGTAAACGATTCGGGCCGGTGGTGGCCAGACGAccccgaccccccccctcccccccgagaTGACACGCGTGAATGCCGAGCGATCTCGCCGAGCGATCTCGCCGATAAGTTCGACCAAAATCGTGCGAAAAAAGTAAATGAAAATGTAGGTTTTTTTGCGACGTTTCTGGTCACGTTTTCGTCCGATTTGAGCGTGTCACGTCTGTCGCCGTGTTCGATTGTAAATTGTAGTTCATCTTTTGTGTATTTATCAGTACGAATATTGTATTTTTCGCcacaaaaaaaaatgctttcatAGATGCTTTTTTACCACTGTCCCGTCGAGGGTGACTGGATTTTTGATTCCTTCTCTCGTTTGTCTTGAAAGCActagga
The genomic region above belongs to Pseudoliparis swirei isolate HS2019 ecotype Mariana Trench chromosome 9, NWPU_hadal_v1, whole genome shotgun sequence and contains:
- the angptl7 gene encoding angiopoietin-related protein 7, producing the protein MAKVNVSAVALGLTLLLLAETWAQNPRKRLAPKPPKAQCCNDVRSLKVQVANLTSLLGEMSRKQETDLMSVVRQIMDLDKQNRQQESRVTEAESKYSEINNRVEIMQLQTVQSATQTSSDAIYDCASLYNKNYKISGEYKLPKDEFLGTPEMSVFCDMETKGGGWTLIQRRKIGLTSFNRDWKQYKNGFGSIRGDFWLGNDHIFRLTRQPSSLRIEMEDWQGQKRYAEYGFFAVGNELNSYKLFLANFSGNAGDSLRYHNNTNFSTVNKDNDKCVDDCASLRKGGYWYNCCTDSNLNGAFHRYGQHITKNPDGITWYGWHGSNYSLKKVEMKVRPVDFQL